One window of Oscillibacter hominis genomic DNA carries:
- a CDS encoding DUF4340 domain-containing protein — translation MRQKKTLVALAAVLVVLAALTWLLRSCNAKEERRQQEEQQNLADTRVLETEEDQTYSAISYDNGQVNLSFARDEAGEWYWVDDPDFPLNGYYLESLSKQVIALHPMQTITEGDTLEAYGLEEPAASLKATADGGKETVLLFGKTTSDGSYYMKLADSDTVYVVSSELRESMNKGIYDMAEIPDIPTFTGANLRTVRVKGPTQDLTLSVEAGEEDGAASWIFGDADVTDHETVSALADELASLRFTACVDYRPTDEAVTLCGLGSPQVTMTVYYVPDGSAETTFKMSVGNATADGEGYYARMEGDTTIYSVAKDSVETLLALAAGGLTA, via the coding sequence ATGAGACAGAAAAAGACGCTGGTGGCCCTGGCCGCAGTACTGGTTGTGTTGGCGGCCTTGACATGGCTTCTCCGCTCCTGCAACGCAAAAGAGGAGCGGCGCCAGCAGGAGGAGCAGCAGAATCTGGCCGATACCCGGGTGCTGGAGACCGAGGAGGACCAGACCTACAGCGCCATCTCCTACGACAACGGGCAGGTGAACCTGTCCTTTGCCCGGGACGAGGCCGGGGAGTGGTACTGGGTGGACGATCCGGACTTCCCCCTGAACGGATACTACCTGGAGAGCCTCTCCAAGCAGGTCATCGCCCTGCACCCGATGCAGACCATCACCGAGGGGGATACCCTGGAGGCTTACGGCCTGGAGGAGCCCGCCGCCTCACTGAAGGCCACGGCGGACGGCGGCAAGGAAACGGTGCTGCTGTTCGGCAAGACCACCTCCGATGGGTCCTACTATATGAAGCTGGCGGACTCCGACACGGTGTACGTGGTGTCCAGCGAGCTGCGTGAGAGCATGAATAAAGGCATCTACGACATGGCGGAAATTCCCGATATTCCCACCTTTACCGGCGCGAACCTGCGCACTGTGCGTGTGAAAGGGCCCACCCAAGACCTAACGCTCTCCGTGGAGGCGGGAGAGGAGGACGGCGCCGCGTCCTGGATTTTCGGCGATGCCGACGTGACGGATCATGAGACGGTGAGCGCCCTGGCCGATGAGCTGGCCAGCCTCCGGTTCACGGCCTGCGTGGACTATCGGCCCACCGATGAGGCGGTGACGCTGTGCGGCCTGGGCAGCCCCCAGGTGACCATGACGGTTTACTATGTGCCTGACGGAAGCGCTGAAACCACATTTAAGATGTCCGTGGGCAACGCCACCGCCGACGGCGAGGGCTACTATGCCCGGATGGAGGGAGACACCACCATCTACAGCGTGGCCAAGGACTCGGTGGAGACGCTGCTGGCCCTGGCCGCGGGCGGCCTGACCGCCTGA
- a CDS encoding sensor histidine kinase, translated as MKRQDSMIRKLRIKFVAICMALVTLVLGAVFFSVVSATEQNIRSNTMEVLERVIDQEGIVGRPSAGGPTVQMPYFTVAVMGSTAYITGGTYSDLENTTELQEIITIALRGGAATGVVAKYSLRYLIQDNGFYQRMAFADMSIERTIMEDLLRSSFQIGIAALLVLFAVSCLLAWWATRPVEQAIRQQKQFLSDASHELKTPLTVILSNAEMLSAAQLEDRSARWADNIHSEAGQMKTLVEEMLTLARSDNMSRIAILTEQDLSTLVTDCALSFEPVAFEHGKELQWECAPEIIILGDGDQLRRLVGVLLDNAVKYGASDAPIRVLLSRDDKRARLEVSNQGPVIPPEQLRRLFERFYRADDSRGEKSGFGLGLPIAAAIASEHKGTIRAESDQRSTRFIVSIPLKK; from the coding sequence ATGAAGCGCCAGGACAGTATGATCCGCAAGCTCCGGATCAAGTTTGTGGCCATCTGCATGGCCCTGGTGACGCTGGTCCTGGGGGCGGTCTTTTTCTCCGTGGTCTCCGCCACGGAACAGAACATCCGCTCCAACACCATGGAGGTGCTGGAGCGGGTGATCGACCAGGAGGGCATCGTGGGCCGGCCCTCAGCGGGCGGGCCCACGGTGCAGATGCCCTATTTCACTGTGGCCGTCATGGGCTCCACCGCTTACATCACCGGCGGCACCTACAGCGACCTGGAGAACACCACCGAGCTCCAGGAGATCATCACCATTGCCCTGCGCGGCGGGGCCGCCACCGGCGTGGTGGCCAAGTATTCCCTCCGCTATCTCATTCAGGACAACGGGTTTTATCAGCGCATGGCCTTTGCGGACATGTCCATTGAGCGGACCATCATGGAGGACCTGCTCCGCTCCTCCTTCCAAATCGGCATTGCCGCACTGCTGGTGCTCTTTGCCGTCAGCTGCCTGCTGGCCTGGTGGGCCACCCGGCCGGTGGAGCAGGCCATCAGACAGCAAAAGCAGTTCCTCTCCGACGCATCCCATGAGCTGAAGACGCCCCTGACGGTGATCCTCTCCAACGCGGAGATGCTCTCCGCCGCCCAGCTGGAGGACCGAAGCGCCCGCTGGGCCGACAACATCCACTCCGAGGCCGGACAGATGAAAACGCTGGTGGAAGAAATGCTGACGCTGGCCCGGTCGGACAATATGAGCCGCATCGCGATCCTCACGGAGCAGGACCTGTCCACCCTGGTGACGGACTGTGCGCTGTCCTTTGAGCCGGTGGCCTTTGAGCATGGAAAGGAGCTTCAGTGGGAATGCGCACCGGAGATCATAATCCTGGGCGACGGAGACCAGCTGCGCCGTTTGGTGGGGGTGCTGTTGGACAACGCGGTGAAGTACGGGGCGTCGGACGCGCCAATCCGCGTCTTATTGAGCCGGGACGACAAGCGGGCGCGGCTGGAGGTTTCCAACCAGGGGCCGGTTATCCCGCCTGAGCAGCTGCGGCGGCTCTTTGAGCGGTTTTACCGGGCCGACGACTCCCGGGGGGAAAAATCCGGATTCGGCCTGGGGCTGCCCATCGCCGCCGCCATTGCCTCCGAGCACAAGGGCACCATACGGGCCGAGAGCGACCAGCGTTCCACCCGGTTCATCGTATCCATCCCATTAAAGAAGTAA
- a CDS encoding response regulator transcription factor, translated as MRILIVEDEVRLAATLQDIVEMAGYTADVCHDGESGADNALSGIYDVILLDVMLPRLSGFDVLRRMRSEGDTTPVLMLTARSDTADKVEGLDAGADYYLTKPFEPRELLACIRALCRRQPELREEGVLTCGDLKLEQSSFSLLCGGQSIRLSRKEYDIMELLMQNQKLVVPKEKLLLKVWGYESEAEDNNVEVYISFLRRKLAHLGSGVKIKTIRMVGYCLETGE; from the coding sequence ATGCGCATCCTGATTGTGGAAGATGAAGTCCGCCTGGCCGCCACGCTCCAGGACATTGTGGAGATGGCCGGCTATACCGCCGACGTCTGTCACGACGGTGAGTCGGGGGCGGACAACGCCCTCTCCGGTATTTACGATGTGATTTTGCTGGACGTGATGCTGCCCAGGCTGAGTGGGTTCGACGTGCTGCGGCGCATGCGCTCAGAGGGGGACACGACCCCGGTTTTGATGCTCACCGCCCGGTCCGACACGGCCGATAAGGTGGAGGGCCTGGACGCGGGGGCGGACTACTATCTCACCAAGCCCTTTGAGCCCCGGGAGCTGCTGGCCTGCATCCGGGCGCTGTGCCGCCGTCAGCCGGAGCTGCGGGAGGAGGGCGTATTGACCTGCGGCGACCTGAAGTTAGAGCAGTCCTCCTTTTCGCTGCTGTGCGGCGGACAGTCCATCCGCCTCTCCCGCAAGGAATATGACATCATGGAGCTTTTGATGCAGAATCAGAAGTTAGTGGTGCCCAAGGAGAAGCTTCTGCTGAAGGTCTGGGGTTATGAGTCCGAGGCTGAGGACAACAACGTGGAGGTCTACATCTCCTTTTTGCGCCGCAAGCTGGCCCACTTGGGCTCCGGTGTGAAGATCAAGACCATCCGGATGGTGGGCTATTGTCTGGAGACCGGGGAATGA